Proteins from a single region of Harmonia axyridis chromosome 4, icHarAxyr1.1, whole genome shotgun sequence:
- the LOC123679318 gene encoding uncharacterized protein LOC123679318 — protein MNFQMVFGKSNSLFTDWERCYQNIITFLMKEKNKKEKTVRELLGTVSGGNFSENRRDASIVWTLLAYLVPTMDAITGQRTQPNIQLKILRDHSCLLKGRFRKWKII, from the exons ATGAATTTCCAAATGGTTTTTGGTAAATCAAACTCTCTTTTCACAGATTGGGAGAGGTGCTATCAAAACATCATCACATTCCTCATGAAAGAGAAAAACAAGAAAGAAAAAACTGTGAGAGAACTTCTGGGCACTGTTAGTGGAGGAAATTTCAGTGAaa ATAGACGAGATGCTTCAATTGTTTGGACCTTACTTGCTTATTTGGTGCCTACGATGGATGCCATTACTGGACAAAGAACCCAACCAAATATACAATTAAAGATTCTCAGGGATCATTCCTGTTTGTTGAAAGGTAGATTCAGGAAGTGGAAGATCATAtag